A genomic window from Bordetella genomosp. 9 includes:
- a CDS encoding branched-chain amino acid ABC transporter permease has product MAAIVVLLCLALLPWVTSEYYVGLAQRIVIYAVFALSLQLLVGEAGLVSLGHAAPFGIGAYAAALLSPASAAGPLLPLLAAALAGGAAYALATGALALRTRGVYFIMVTLAFAQMAYYVFHDTKVGGGSDGAYLYFRPEWRVGDWMPFDLARATTFHLFVVACLALAWGLLARLRRSPFGAALAGIRINEQRMRAAGFSTFPYKLVAYTLAGGLAGLAGFLYALKDGFVTPELFAWEQSGLVLLMVILGGMARPGGAVAGAAALVLMQELFQSEAVFGDYARHWHLPMGLAVILLVALLPRGLAGLAGVGRTPRAASMAPIADTAEKSHA; this is encoded by the coding sequence ATGGCGGCCATCGTCGTCCTGCTGTGCCTGGCCCTGCTGCCCTGGGTCACCAGCGAATACTACGTGGGCCTGGCCCAGCGCATCGTCATCTACGCCGTGTTCGCCTTGAGCCTGCAACTGCTGGTGGGCGAAGCGGGGCTGGTCAGCCTGGGACATGCTGCGCCTTTCGGCATCGGCGCCTACGCGGCGGCGCTGCTGTCGCCGGCATCCGCCGCGGGACCGCTGCTGCCGCTGCTGGCGGCCGCCCTGGCCGGCGGCGCGGCCTATGCCCTGGCCACGGGCGCGCTGGCGCTGCGCACGCGCGGCGTGTACTTCATCATGGTGACGCTGGCCTTCGCGCAGATGGCGTATTACGTGTTCCACGACACCAAGGTGGGCGGCGGCAGCGACGGCGCCTATCTGTATTTCCGTCCGGAATGGCGGGTGGGCGACTGGATGCCATTCGACCTGGCGCGGGCGACGACCTTCCACCTGTTCGTGGTCGCCTGCCTGGCCCTGGCCTGGGGCCTGCTGGCGCGCCTGCGGCGCTCGCCGTTCGGCGCGGCGCTGGCAGGCATACGCATCAACGAGCAACGCATGCGTGCGGCGGGGTTTTCGACCTTTCCGTACAAACTGGTCGCCTACACGCTGGCGGGCGGGCTGGCCGGGCTGGCGGGTTTCCTTTACGCGTTGAAGGACGGCTTCGTGACACCGGAGCTGTTCGCCTGGGAGCAATCCGGACTGGTCCTGCTGATGGTGATCCTGGGCGGGATGGCGCGTCCTGGCGGCGCGGTTGCCGGGGCGGCGGCGCTGGTGTTGATGCAGGAGCTGTTCCAGTCCGAAGCCGTCTTCGGCGATTACGCGCGCCACTGGCATCTGCCGATGGGACTGGCGGTCATCCTGCTGGTGGCCCTGCTGCCGCGCGGCCTGGCGGGCCTGGCCGGCGTCGGACGCACGCCGCGCGCGGCAAGCATGGCGCCCATCGCCGACACCGCGGAGAAATCCCATGCCTGA
- a CDS encoding ABC transporter ATP-binding protein: protein MPGVLMQATGLRRNFGGLTAVQDVSLALPRGSLHAVIGTNGAGKSTLINLLSGDLPPNGGSIMMDGRDITAWPQPRRARAGLGRTYQRSTLFPSLTVHENCRLAAQAARQRFWQWWRHAGDCRHTTGLADDALERTGLADAATCIAGTLPHGRKRQLEIAMCLATRPSVLLLDEPLAGMGAEETGRMLDLLERLKPDHAILLVEHDMDAVFRVADTITVMVNGAVIASGDPDTIRADEAVRTAYLGTDAAEGTP, encoded by the coding sequence ATGCCCGGCGTCCTGATGCAGGCCACCGGACTGCGGCGCAACTTCGGCGGGCTGACGGCGGTGCAGGACGTATCGTTGGCGCTGCCCCGGGGCAGCCTGCATGCCGTCATCGGCACCAATGGCGCCGGCAAATCGACGCTGATCAATCTGCTGTCGGGCGACCTGCCGCCCAACGGTGGATCCATCATGATGGACGGCCGCGACATCACCGCCTGGCCGCAGCCGCGCCGGGCGCGCGCCGGGCTGGGCCGCACCTATCAGCGGTCCACGCTGTTCCCGTCGCTGACCGTGCACGAGAACTGCCGGTTGGCGGCGCAGGCCGCGCGGCAGCGCTTCTGGCAATGGTGGCGCCATGCCGGCGATTGCAGGCACACCACGGGCCTGGCCGACGACGCGCTGGAACGGACCGGCCTGGCCGACGCCGCAACATGCATCGCCGGCACGCTCCCGCACGGACGCAAGCGCCAGCTGGAGATCGCCATGTGCCTGGCGACGCGGCCATCGGTGCTGCTGCTGGACGAACCGCTGGCCGGCATGGGCGCGGAAGAAACGGGCCGCATGCTGGACCTGCTGGAACGCCTGAAACCCGACCACGCCATCCTGCTGGTGGAACACGATATGGATGCGGTCTTTCGCGTGGCCGATACGATCACCGTGATGGTGAACGGCGCGGTGATCGCCAGCGGCGACCCCGACACCATCCGCGCGGACGAGGCCGTGCGCACCGCCTATCTCGGCACGGATGCAGCGGAGGGAACGCCATGA
- a CDS encoding ABC transporter ATP-binding protein — MRVATEEQRAHEEWVRAEGLHAHYGASHVLRGIDLRIDRGEAVGLLGRNGMGKTTLIRVLTGHLRCSAGRMRIGGGDSTHMPPHARARLGIAYVPEGRGVFPNLSVRENLMVAARAGASGRRDWDYERVMETFPRLRERTRHGGQELSGGEQQMLAIGRALMTNPDLLILDEATEGLAPLIVAELWRVIAAIRRTGISTLIVDRNYRAVLAHTDRCVVMEKGVLAHQDASATLAAQPHLLERYLGV, encoded by the coding sequence ATGCGCGTAGCGACGGAAGAACAGCGCGCGCATGAGGAATGGGTGCGCGCGGAAGGCTTGCATGCCCACTACGGCGCCAGCCACGTCCTGCGCGGCATCGACCTGCGCATCGATCGCGGCGAAGCCGTCGGTCTGCTGGGCCGCAACGGCATGGGCAAGACCACGCTGATACGCGTGCTGACCGGGCACCTGCGTTGCAGCGCCGGGCGCATGCGTATCGGCGGCGGCGACAGCACCCATATGCCGCCGCACGCGCGCGCCCGCCTGGGCATCGCCTACGTGCCCGAAGGCCGCGGCGTCTTTCCCAACCTCTCCGTGCGCGAGAACCTGATGGTGGCGGCGCGCGCCGGCGCATCGGGCCGCCGCGACTGGGACTACGAACGCGTGATGGAGACCTTTCCGCGGCTGCGCGAACGCACGCGGCACGGCGGTCAGGAATTGTCGGGCGGCGAACAGCAGATGCTGGCCATCGGCCGCGCGCTGATGACCAACCCCGACCTGCTGATCCTGGACGAAGCCACCGAAGGCCTGGCCCCGCTCATCGTCGCCGAACTCTGGCGCGTGATCGCCGCGATCCGGCGCACCGGCATATCGACGCTGATCGTCGACCGCAACTATCGCGCGGTCCTGGCCCACACCGACCGCTGCGTGGTCATGGAAAAAGGCGTGCTGGCCCACCAGGACGCCAGCGCCACCCTGGCGGCGCAACCGCATCTGCTGGAACGTTATCTGGGCGTGTAG